The region CGCCCCTGTGTCCGGCCTGCTCGCCAGCCTGCTCCTGCTGGCCCTGGCAGCCATGCTGCGCACCCTGGTCGACACGGGCTTGCGCCTGTCGCTGACGCCATCCCAGCTGGGCAACCTGCAGGCGCTGCTGTCGCTGGCCGGCCTGTTTCCCATGTACATGGGCATGTCCTTCGGCATGGGCATGGGCGGCTTCGCCTATGGCTGGGCAGCGGCCATGCCCGCCTGGAGCGGCTGGACGCCGCCGGGCCTGCTGGTGCGCGTGCTCAATGCCGATGGCGTAGCGGCCGCCTTGCTGCCGGCCTCCCTGCTGCTGGCGCAAGCGGCGCTGTTGATGCTGCTCGGCATGGCCATGCTGCGCCGCCAGCTGCGCCACGGCGTCGTGGGCGCGGGCCAGCGCGAGGGCGTGCGCAAGCGCGCGCCGGCGGCGCGGCCGGCACGCCGGCGCTTCCCACGCCTGGGCACGGTGATCCAGCGGCGCGAGCTGACCCTGCTCGGGCGCGACCGCAATTTCCTCGTGCAAACCTTGCTGATGCCGCTGCTGATCCTCGGCGGCCAGGCCCTGTTCACGGGCCAGGCGCGCGACGTGCAGGCGCTGCTGGCCAGCCCCGCCCTGCTGGCTTCCACCGGCTTTTTCCTCGGTAGCTATGTCCTGATGATGTCGGCCTTCCAGACCCTGAACAAGGAAGGCGGCGCACTGTGGCTGCTGTACACGTTTCCCGTGCCCGTCGAGCAGGCGCTGCGGCAAAAGGCCCAGCTGTGGGCCGTGCTGGCCCTGCTGTATCCGCTGGCCCTGTTCGGCGCGGCGCTGGCCTGGCTGCCCGCCTGGGAATGGCAGACGATGGGCCTGATGCTGCTGGCGCTGGCCGGCATTCCCTTGTATGCGATGATCGCCGTGGCGCTGGGCGTGTTTGCCAGCGACCCGCTGGCTACCGAGGCGGCGGCCAAGGTGCGGCCTGCCCATATGTATTTGTATCTGCTGCTGACCAGCCTGTATATCGCCGCGCTGGCCGCCGGCAGCCTGGCGCAGCAGCTGGCGTTCGTCGTGCTCACGGCGGCGCTGTCCGTGGCCCTGTGGCAAAAGGCGCGCGCTGCCGTGCCTTACCTGCTCGACCCCGGCGCCTCGCCGCCGGCCACGGTATCGGCGGCGGACGGCCTGATCGCCGCCATGCTGTTTTTTACCCTGCAGACACTGGCCTTGCTCCTGCTCGAAGGTACGGATGCGATGCCACTGGCGCAGGCCGCCATCGCCTTCGGCGCGGCCGGCACGCTCACGTATGGACTGGCGCGCCTCGTCTACTGGCGCCGCAGGACGACGGGCGTGCCGCGCATCGGACGGGGCCGCCAACCGTGGCGCCGGGGAGGCACAGGCGCCTTGGCCGCCTCCGCCTTCGGTATCGGCTACGCGGCGCTGTTGCCGCCGGCATCATCGCCATTGATGCATCTCAACGAAAACGGAATCTGGCTGCTGGCCGTGGGCGTGCTGGCCGCAGCGCTGTGCGAGGAATTCATCTTCCGCGGCCTGCTGCAGGGCGGCTTGCGCCGTTCGCTGCCGGCCTGGCAGGCGATCGTCATCGCGGCGGCGCTGTCTGCCATCGTGCATCCGCCCGCCGCCATGCTGCCCGTCTTCGTTCTGGGCCTGTGCGCAGGCCATGCCTACGAGCGCAGCGGCGCGCTGCTGGCGCCCATGCTCACGCACGCGCTGTGCAGCGCCGCCATGCTCGGCTACCAGCTGAA is a window of Janthinobacterium sp. 1_2014MBL_MicDiv DNA encoding:
- a CDS encoding CPBP family intramembrane glutamic endopeptidase; the protein is MTPLPPPRWRAVWLLTRLRLQRLLNISGKGLAWKKSSKSRPTTPGKKRARWLPGALLLLPMLFAFASIAHHSILNMHCLLDQVAACQARGSLHTGKHLLDPVIAQLMGQPFSAALVGGLTLQLALLWLVSVLLPLGMGELSKPDCDLEWLITLPVEKSTVLWARVLERTVVNPAGLLALWPSTTILAWYSGQDWFAPVSGLLASLLLLALAAMLRTLVDTGLRLSLTPSQLGNLQALLSLAGLFPMYMGMSFGMGMGGFAYGWAAAMPAWSGWTPPGLLVRVLNADGVAAALLPASLLLAQAALLMLLGMAMLRRQLRHGVVGAGQREGVRKRAPAARPARRRFPRLGTVIQRRELTLLGRDRNFLVQTLLMPLLILGGQALFTGQARDVQALLASPALLASTGFFLGSYVLMMSAFQTLNKEGGALWLLYTFPVPVEQALRQKAQLWAVLALLYPLALFGAALAWLPAWEWQTMGLMLLALAGIPLYAMIAVALGVFASDPLATEAAAKVRPAHMYLYLLLTSLYIAALAAGSLAQQLAFVVLTAALSVALWQKARAAVPYLLDPGASPPATVSAADGLIAAMLFFTLQTLALLLLEGTDAMPLAQAAIAFGAAGTLTYGLARLVYWRRRTTGVPRIGRGRQPWRRGGTGALAASAFGIGYAALLPPASSPLMHLNENGIWLLAVGVLAAALCEEFIFRGLLQGGLRRSLPAWQAIVIAAALSAIVHPPAAMLPVFVLGLCAGHAYERSGALLAPMLTHALCSAAMLGYQLNR